Below is a genomic region from Mycolicibacterium neworleansense.
GCGCCCCGCCGGGCCAATGGATGGGCGGGCGTTCGGTGATCGGACTGTAGGTGAAAGGTGGCTGCGCTGTGGTCATGCCGAACCGTACGAGCTGACACCAATGTCAGGGTCAAGTCGCGTCGGTATAACTGGCATATGCGTATTGGCGAACTCGCGCGCCGCACCGGGGTCAGCCAACGGTCGCTGCGCTATTACGAGCAGCAGGGCCTGTTGACCTCAGAGCGCACCCCCGGCGGGCAACGTGAGTATCCGGAGAAGGCCGTCGACCGAGTGATCCGCATCCAGGAGCTCTACGCCGCCGGGCTGCACAGCCGCACCATCTCGTCGCTTCTGCCCTGTATGCGAGACACCGACGGCGGACCTGCCCCGCAGGCCACGCCACGCCTGCTCACCGAGCTGTCTGCCGAACGCAACCGGCTCGAGCAGGCGATCCGCGACTTGTCGACCTCACGCCAGATCCTCGACGGCGTCATCGACGCGGCATCGGGGTGAGATGAGCCCTACAGGCTGTCGAGCGCTGCCTGCAGGCGCCGGCCCACCTCCGCTGCGATGTCGACCAGGGCCGGCTCGTCGGTGACCTCGGCCATCAGGTTCGGATTCATCGCCTCTACGACAACCACCGAGTCACCGTCGCGACCGGTGCGCAACACCACGTTGCACGGCAACAACACGCCGATCTGAGGAAGCGCCTTGAGCGCCTGCTGAGCGAACTGTGGGTTGCAGGCACCCATGATGAGGTAGTCCCCCAGCTCTTCACCGGCACCATCACCCAGCTTGGCGTTGAGCGTGGACCTGATATCGATCTCGGTCAACACGCCGAACCCCTGGTCGGCCAGCGCTTCTCGGGTGCGAGCCGCAGCCTCGCCGAACGGACCTCGTGTGGTGGCCACCAATGCGATGTCCATATCTGGCTCCTTTCGCCCTGTCATCGCACGCCGGGCGA
It encodes:
- a CDS encoding MerR family transcriptional regulator, producing the protein MRIGELARRTGVSQRSLRYYEQQGLLTSERTPGGQREYPEKAVDRVIRIQELYAAGLHSRTISSLLPCMRDTDGGPAPQATPRLLTELSAERNRLEQAIRDLSTSRQILDGVIDAASG
- a CDS encoding DUF302 domain-containing protein, with the translated sequence MDIALVATTRGPFGEAAARTREALADQGFGVLTEIDIRSTLNAKLGDGAGEELGDYLIMGACNPQFAQQALKALPQIGVLLPCNVVLRTGRDGDSVVVVEAMNPNLMAEVTDEPALVDIAAEVGRRLQAALDSL